A genomic window from Gammaproteobacteria bacterium includes:
- a CDS encoding peptidylprolyl isomerase → MIIIHTTQGPIKVTLDFENTPATAQNFLNYAKEDFYNGTLFHRVINGFMIQGGGLLPGMEDKKSGTPAIKNEANSSLANYAARES, encoded by the coding sequence ATTCACACCACTCAAGGTCCTATTAAGGTCACGCTTGATTTTGAAAATACCCCGGCTACTGCGCAGAATTTTTTAAACTATGCGAAAGAAGATTTTTATAATGGCACGTTGTTTCACCGTGTTATTAATGGATTCATGATTCAGGGAGGAGGGTTGTTGCCTGGAATGGAAGACAAAAAATCGGGTACCCCTGCTATTAAAAATGAAGCTAACTCGAGTTTGGCCAATTATGCCGCTCGCGAGAGCTGA